In the genome of Nonomuraea sp. NBC_00507, the window CGGGTGAGCAGATGAACCAGATCGGTGAGGAGCTCGTCACAGTTTCGCATGCTGCTCAACCCCCGAATCTCCGCTGTGCGGCGCCCCGGGTTCGGCCCGTGCGAGTCAGGGCGCGGTGCGGAACCGTTCAGCGTGTTCCCGCGCCCACTGTGCGAAGGTTCGCGCGGGCGTGCCGGTGACGTCCTCGACGGTGGGCAGGACCACACCGCTGGCCTCGGGCGGGTTCGTGGCCAGGTGGATCCCGAACTCCACGTAGTCCTCGTCGTATCCGTAGCCGCGCAGCCGGGCGCGCTCCGCGTCCTCGCTCAGGTGCACGAAGGCGATGTCCTGCCCGGTGGCCTCGGCGATGATCCGGGTGCGTTCCGCCGGGATAAGGGCTTCGGGCCCGGTGATCGGGTAGCACCGACCCTCGTGGCCCTCGTGGGTGAGCGCGGTGGCGGCCACGGCGGCGATGTCGGCCTCATGCACCATCGCGCTGGGGAAGGTGGCGAGCATGGACACGGTGCCCTGGGAGCGGATCTCTTCGGCCCATTCGAGGGCGTTGCACATGAACTCCACCGGCTGCAGCAGGGTCCAGCGGATCGCACTGGACTCCAGGGCGCTTTCGATGCTGGTGGGCGACCAGCCGCCGAGGACTGTGGCCCGAGTGATGCCGTGGCGTGCGGCGAGGTCGATGATCTCGGGGCCGTTGGTCAGGTCGCCGTCACCGCCGAAGGTGATCAGGTGGATCGCGTCGATCCCTTCGAAGGCTGCTCCGAGCGTGGCGGCATCGGTGAGGTCGCCCGCCACCACCTCGACACCGGTCGGGAGGTCGGCTTTGGCGGGGGTGCGGGAGAGTGCGCGGACGTCGTGTCCGGCTTCGTGGAGTTGCGCGACGAGGTGCCGCCCGACCTGGCCGGTCGCTCCGGTGACGAGGATGCGCATGTTCGTGGGTCCTTTCGTGCGGGTGTTGTCAGTCGGTGCTGGCGTGCAGGGCGCGAAGCCCGAGGACGAAGCCGAGGACGGCGGTCGTGCCGGCGGCGAGGAATCCGTAGCCGACGTCGGGGGTCGCGATCTGTCCGGCGAAGAGGTCGCGTTCGGCCTCGACGACGTGGGGGAGGGGGTTGAACTGCGCGAGGACGCGGATCCACTGCTCGGGAACGGCGACCGTTCCCCGTGCGCCACGGAGAGGTCGATGCCCCGGACAGCGCGGACCTCATCGCCGTCGGGAGCCCGAAAACTCCGGGACAGATTGGCAGTGCTGATCATGTGTCGGCGTACGCTCCATTCCCGCTTCGGTGGCGGTTCCCATCATCACGGGGCTTGTGGCCGCTATATGTCCACAAGTTGGGCCTAGAGTGGGCTCATGTCGACCGGCACCCGCGTCCTCGAACTCCTCGGACTGCTGCAGAACCGGCGTCATTGGCCCAGCCACGAGCTCGCGCGCCGCCTCGGCGTCAGCCAGCGCACGCTCCGCCGCGACATCGACAGCCTCCAGGAGCTCGGGTATCCGATTACCGCCACACGGGGCACCGGCGGCGGCTACCAACTCAGCCCCGGCGCCTCGCTCCCGCCCCTGGTACTCAGCGAGGACGAGGCCGCCGCCATCGTCATGGGGCTCCAAGAGATCACCTCCGGCCCTTTCCCGACGTCAGCCGACGCCGCCCTGAGCGCCATGGCCAAGATCGTCCAGGTGCTTCCCGTACGGATCCGACGCCGCATCGACAGCCTCCGCGCCGTCGCCGTCCCGGCGCGAAACCCCGAGGCACGCGTGGACATCACCGATGTCGCCTCGTTGACGACCCTCGCCCTGGCCTGCCGCGACACCGAGACGGTGGAGTTCGCTTACCGCACCCGCACCGGTCATACCGCGGCCAGGACAGTCCACCCGCACCACATCGTCCGCGTCGAGAACCGCCTGTACCTCATCGCCTGGGACCTCGACCGGGCCGACTGGCGCACCTTCCGCGTCGACCGCATCGGTGATGCGAGCGGCACCGGCACGACGTTCGCTCCCCGCCCCCTGCCCGCCGATGATCCCGTCGAGTACGTGCGCGCCCGGATCAGGGCGATGCCCGCCAGGTATCCCGTCCGCGCCACGGTCGGGGCCCCCGCCGAAAGGGTGCGGGAGGAGATCGCGCACTACGGGACGGTGGAACCCATCGACGACACCTCATGCCGGGTGGTGATCGCCACCGACTCCCTGGACTGGGCCACCTTCTGTATTGGAGCGCTCGAGGCCCCCGTTGTGGTCCACGGCCCACCGGAAGCCATCGCCTACATGCGCGCCTGGGGACGACGCCTCACCGCCGGTACCCAAGAGCCCCCGTGACCCGCGCAACGGTCTTCAGGGGCGCAGAACCGGGCGGTGCCGACCCGGAGCAGCGGAGACGGAGGAAACACGCACCGCCCCAGGCCCCCGGCCCACCCGCGGCCCTTTTGCGTCAACGCCCGGCGCCGGGCTGCATAGCCGGTGAGGGGTAGACGGTGAACACCCGCTGGCCGTCGAGCCACGCGCTGAGCCGCCGCGCTTCGGCCGCCAACGCCTCGCGGGCCTGCGAGGAGACATCGTCATCAAGCAGGCGCAGCTCGACCACACCGCCGGGATCCTGCACCCATGCGCCGACGACGCGTCCGTCGACCCAGGCGGTGGTCCCGGCGTTGCCCGCACTGTCGAACAACTGAGGTGCGTGCGCACCGAGGTAGAAGGCGCGTGTCTTCCAGCCCATCACGGTCGGATCGAGCAACGGCAGGAGCGCGACCCACGGCTCGGCGGCGACGACGGGGGCGAGATCGTCCGCGCGCAGCCACCCGACCGAGCCGTCGTCCAGGGACACCCGCTGCGCGCCGATGTCGTCCAACGCGGTGCGGACTGCGGACTTGGTGGCGCCGAGCCACCAAGCGAGGTCGTCGACGGTGCTGGGGCCGTAGGACCACAGCCACCGGGACACCAACTCGGCATAGCCCTGCCGCGCCGCAAGCGCCTCGGGCACCTCGTCCCCCCACCACGCCTGTGTCGTCGTCCATGTCGGGCGGCTCGTGTACCAGGCTCCAGCGTTGGCCGCGCGCGCCACCGCGCCGTCCAGGCTCAGCTGGGTGAGCACTCGCGGAGCGATCGCGATCCGTCCTCCCCAGGACTTGTCCGGAGCCTGCTCGATGAAACCGGCGGCCTCGGGCACTTCCTCGCGTACCCGCTTCGACGACCGCGGCACGCCGTCGGCCAGGCGTGCCAGCACCGCCTCTTCCGCAGTCGCGAGCCATGCGGCTCCCTGCCCCTCAGCGGCCGGCCCCCAGCGTTGGAGGTCCCTGACCAGTCGTTTGCGATGGGCCGCGGCCACCCGGGCCGAGGCACTTCCCCACACCGCCGGCACAAGATCGCGGGGGAACACGAACAGGGTCTCGCGCATCGACTGTTGTCGAATGAGGGAGCGTGTGTCGTAGAGCGCCCGTTCGACGTCGTCGACGTCGAGCGCGTCGACCCGTGCCCAGCAGGACAGGTGCACGCTCGGCGGGTCGGTGGCGTGTAGACACACCACCGCACGCGCGGCCTCCTCGGCGGAGACCGCCTTGGCCGTGGATGCGAGAGCGTGCCGCACGCCCAACCGGGCACGGCGCTCCTCATCGGTTACCAAGCGCATGGGGCCATCCTGGCGCAGAGGGCCGACAGATCGAGGCGCACGCGGCAACGCATCGACGATTGGGCCTCAGGTCATGGTGCCGCCGCCGAACGCGGTGCTCGCCCGCTTCGTGGGATAGCACACCCATTCGGCCTCCACGGGCTGGCCCAGGCTGGTGCGAGTGACGCCCCTGGCGATGAGCGCGTCGAGGTCCAGGCCCGCGGAAGCCGCCGGGGGCGGTTCGTGGCCGCCGTGGAGCATGCGGGCCACGGACGTCGCCGCCGTCAGTGAGCCTCCGCTGACAGATCCTCCCATTTGGCCCAGCTCTTGAGCCGGTCGGCGTAGGCCAGCTGGGTCATCCGTAGGCCCTCGGTGCCGAAGAACACCCGCAGCGGTGGATCGTTGGAGTCGGCGAGCTTGAGCAGCGCTCGGCCCGCGGCGGCCGGGTCTCCGACGTCGAGGGTCTTGGCGAACGCGACGAAGCTCTCGCGGACGCCGTCGTAGAGGGGGTCGGCCGCTGAGTTGACGGCGCCGGCGGCACCGTCGGTGGCGTAGAAGCTGGGCTCGACCACCGTCACCTTGATGCCGAAGCCCGCGACCTCCTGGGCCAGGGAGTCGCTCAGGCCCTCCAGCGCGAACTTGGAGGCGTGGTACCCGCCGCCGAGCGGCAACGAGACCTGGCCGCCTGTGGAGGAGATCTGGATGATGTGCCCGCCACCCTGCTCGCGCATGATCGGCAGCGCCGCTTGGACGACCCACAGCGGCCCGAACAGGTTGGTCTCCAGCTGGTCGCGCAGATCCTTGTCGCTCAGCTCCTCCACCGCTCCGAACAGGCCGTAACCAGCGTTGTTCACGATGACGTCGAGGCGGCCGAAGTGCTGCCTGGCCTGCCGTACGGCATCGAAGACGGCGGCTTTGTCGGTTACGTCGAGCTTGAGGGGAAGCACCGCGTCGCCGTAGGCGGTCAGCGCGTCGAGGCTCGCGACGTCGCGCGCGGTCGCGGCGACCTTGTCGCCGCGCGCCAGGGCGGCCTCGGCGAAGCTGCGGCCAAGGCCACGGGACGAGCCGGTGATGAACCAGATCTTGCTCATCAGTTGGAACCCTTCACGTTGTGGTTGGCGGCGAACAGGTTGGCGGGGTCGTACTCGCTCTTGACCGCCGCGAGCCGCTGGTAGGTGGCGGACGGGTAGACCGCGGCGACGTCCGTGTCGGTGGCGGTGGTCAGGAAGTTGGCGTAGGCGCCGGTGACGTGCGGGGCGAGCTTGCCCCAGACCGCGTCGAACGCGGGCCGGCCGGCGGCGATGACAGGCTCAGGGCCGACGGTCGTGGTGATAACCATCAGCTCCGCCTGGCGGTGGGCGTAGGCGGTGGCGTCGTCGGGGACGCGGGAGACGGCGCCGCCGACGCTGCGGATGGCGATGACCGGCGAGCCCTGCGCCGTCGCGATCTCGGTCAGGGTCCGCAGGGCGCCGGGCACCGAGGTAGGTCCGACGAAGGCGCTGCGGGTGACGAGCTGGATGCCGGGCGGCGGGGTCGCGCCGTCCACGAGCACGTCGCCGTAAGGCATGAGCGTGACATCGTCAGAGAGCACCGTGCCCAGCGCCCGGATCGGGTCGATGACCTGGGCCGCGAGCTCGGGGTCGTCGCCGTCGAAGGCGACCTGGATCTCCACCGGCGCCTCCGGGCCGCCGGCGAACGGGTTGGCCAGGGTGACGACGGAGGTGAGCTCCTCCGGCGCGGTACGCAGGTAGTCCGCCCAGCCCTGCAGCACCGCGGCCCCCTCGGTGGCCGGGAAGGTGATCTTGCCGAAGATGACGTCGGTGGTCGGGTGGGCGGCGAACTCGAAGGCGGTCACGACACCGAAGTTGCCGCCACCACCGCGCAGCCCCCAGAACAGCTCCGGGTACTCGGTCGCGCTGGCGCGCACGAGCTGCCCGCCGGCCGTGACCACATCCGCCGCGACCAGGTTGTCCAGCGCCAGGCCGTACTTCCTGACCTTCCAGCCGATGCCGCCGCTCAACGTCAGCCCGCCGACACCGACGCTCCTGGTGTCACCGGAGGAGATCGCCAGCCCGTGCGGAGCCAGCGCGGCCACGACCTGACCCCAAGTGGCGCCGCCTCCGATCCGCACCAGGTGCCGGTCCTTGTCGATGACCTCCACGTTCGACAGCCCGCTGAGATCGATCACCACACCGCCGTCATTGGTGCCGAAGCCGGCGAAGGCGTGGCCGCCGCCACGCACCGACAGCACAAGTTGCGCGTCGGCGGCGAATCGGACAGCGGCTTGCACGTCGGCGGCGCTCTTGGGACGCAGCACGTAGGCCGGGTTGCCGGAGGCCAGTATGGAGCGACTGGCCGCGGCGTAGTCGGCCGACCCCGGTTCGATGATGTCGCCGCTGAAGTCACGTCGAAGGGTTTCAGGTGCTGAGTTCATGACATGTTCCTTTGCATTAGCTGAGCTGGTCGGACATGAGATCCCGGTGGCCCACTCCCTGTGACACGTGCAGTCAGTGACGTGCGCCACATGCCGGCTGCCTCAGAGGTGCTTGGGGCGGGGCGAGAGCGGTATGGGCGGCGCGTCCCTCGGCCTCGGATGGCAGCGCCGTCGGCTGCGCAGCATCGCGTTGCGGTCTTCGATCTGCTGCCAGGTGCGCAGGGCGACCACGCCGCCGCCCTCCGTGCAGAGCTCGAACTCCTTGGAAAGGATCAGGCGGACAGGCGGCGGGCGATGGCCGGAACCACGATCGCGGCGGCGACCACGTGCGCCAGCATCAACAGCACCCTCGTGGCCGCGGACGCGTCCACGAGCACATCCGGCACCAGCGACAACACAGTGAGCACAACCGTGGTACGAACGAACACCGCGCGCGGACGGCGAACCGAGCGAGCCAGCACCAGCGCCAGCACCAACCCCACTACGGAGAAGACAACGGTCAGCACGGCGAACCCGAGCACCGGGATCGGCATGCCGCCGACAACCAGGCTGATCCCGGCGAACTCACCCACCGCGGCAACGGCCGCGGTCGCCGCGCCGGCGACCACCGCGGTGATCAAGCCACCGATGACCAGCGGCTGCGCGGGAGAGGTAGCGGTGGGGGTGACGTCGTTGTGGATGTTTTGCGCCATTTGGTGCCTCTCGGAGGAGGACTGTTCGGAGGAGAACAGGCGGTCTGCAGATGCTTGGAGCGTTCAGCGTCCTCTGCGCATGTACGCGCGGAGCGACAACGGGATGAAGATCACCAGCAGCGCGGCCGACCAGAGCAGGACGGCTGTCACCGGATGCGCGAGTGGCCAGGCCACGTTTCCGGACGGGGCGCCCGGGTTGCCGAACAGCTGCCGTGCGGCGGCGGTGAGCGCGCTCACCGGGTTCCAGTCGGCCAGGAAGCGCAGCCAGCCCGGCATGCCGCCGGTCGGGACGAACGCGTTCGACAGCATCGTGAACGGCAGGCCCAGCGGCACCATCGCGTCGGCGACCTGGTCGTTCTTCACCGCCAGGCCCACATAGCCGCCCACCCAACTCAGCGCGTACCGCAGCACGATCATCAGCAGGCCGGTCAGCAGATCGGCGCCGGTCTGCCCGACCGGCACCGCCAACCGCGCCATCGGCATGGAGCGGAACCGGTCCATCACACCGCGGGAGGCGTTGGCGGCCACCCGCGTCATGACCCCCAACCACGCGGAGAAGGTCACCATCGCGAACAGGCCGGGCATGAGGTACTCGTGGTAGTCGCCGCCGTCCGGCACCGCATCAGCGCGTACACCAGGAGCAGCAGGAGGACCTGCGTGTACGTCTCGGCGCCCACCCCTGACGTCGCCACCAGGGCCAGGCTCGACGGGACGAACGCAATCGCCAGCATCCGCAGCGGCCGCGTGCGCCGCCACAGCAGCGTGGGCACCAGCGCCACGCTGCAAGTCCAGGGTGGGCCGGCGTCCGGCCCCGCGTCGAAAGGAGGCTCGACGTGGAATCCATCACCGTCTTGTTCGTTGGTCTCGGCGTCTTGTCGGTCATCGCCACCGCCAGCGGCCGCCAGGGCAGGTCCGCGCGTAACGCGCCCTCGAGCAGCGCGGCCGGCACGAGGATCGCCACGAGCAGCCAGTCACGCCACACGCGCCGCGGCGCGTCGGGAGGCCGGGGCTCATCCCACACGGAGCGAAGAGGGCCGCGCACCCCCTATCGTAGGGCCGCGCGAGCGGGTCAGCCGGTCCGCACGCCGTTGATCCAGACGTTGCGCAGGCGCAGCCCCTCCACGTCGCGGACGATGTCGGCCTCGGCCATCTCGGTGAAGACGCTGTTGCTCACCCGGACGTTGCGGATCGGGTTGCCGGGGTTGCCGATCAGGTAGAACGCCCGCGGCGCCCGCTGGGCGCGCAGGTTCCTGACGTCGATGTCGCGGACGTC includes:
- a CDS encoding winged helix DNA-binding domain-containing protein, whose translation is MRLVTDEERRARLGVRHALASTAKAVSAEEAARAVVCLHATDPPSVHLSCWARVDALDVDDVERALYDTRSLIRQQSMRETLFVFPRDLVPAVWGSASARVAAAHRKRLVRDLQRWGPAAEGQGAAWLATAEEAVLARLADGVPRSSKRVREEVPEAAGFIEQAPDKSWGGRIAIAPRVLTQLSLDGAVARAANAGAWYTSRPTWTTTQAWWGDEVPEALAARQGYAELVSRWLWSYGPSTVDDLAWWLGATKSAVRTALDDIGAQRVSLDDGSVGWLRADDLAPVVAAEPWVALLPLLDPTVMGWKTRAFYLGAHAPQLFDSAGNAGTTAWVDGRVVGAWVQDPGGVVELRLLDDDVSSQAREALAAEARRLSAWLDGQRVFTVYPSPAMQPGAGR
- a CDS encoding helix-turn-helix transcriptional regulator; its protein translation is MSTGTRVLELLGLLQNRRHWPSHELARRLGVSQRTLRRDIDSLQELGYPITATRGTGGGYQLSPGASLPPLVLSEDEAAAIVMGLQEITSGPFPTSADAALSAMAKIVQVLPVRIRRRIDSLRAVAVPARNPEARVDITDVASLTTLALACRDTETVEFAYRTRTGHTAARTVHPHHIVRVENRLYLIAWDLDRADWRTFRVDRIGDASGTGTTFAPRPLPADDPVEYVRARIRAMPARYPVRATVGAPAERVREEIAHYGTVEPIDDTSCRVVIATDSLDWATFCIGALEAPVVVHGPPEAIAYMRAWGRRLTAGTQEPP
- a CDS encoding FAD-binding oxidoreductase encodes the protein MNSAPETLRRDFSGDIIEPGSADYAAASRSILASGNPAYVLRPKSAADVQAAVRFAADAQLVLSVRGGGHAFAGFGTNDGGVVIDLSGLSNVEVIDKDRHLVRIGGGATWGQVVAALAPHGLAISSGDTRSVGVGGLTLSGGIGWKVRKYGLALDNLVAADVVTAGGQLVRASATEYPELFWGLRGGGGNFGVVTAFEFAAHPTTDVIFGKITFPATEGAAVLQGWADYLRTAPEELTSVVTLANPFAGGPEAPVEIQVAFDGDDPELAAQVIDPIRALGTVLSDDVTLMPYGDVLVDGATPPPGIQLVTRSAFVGPTSVPGALRTLTEIATAQGSPVIAIRSVGGAVSRVPDDATAYAHRQAELMVITTTVGPEPVIAAGRPAFDAVWGKLAPHVTGAYANFLTTATDTDVAAVYPSATYQRLAAVKSEYDPANLFAANHNVKGSN
- a CDS encoding ABC transporter permease, which codes for MPGLFAMVTFSAWLGVMTRVAANASRGVMDRFRSMPMARLAVPVGQTGADLLTGLLMIVLRYALSWVGGYVGLAVKNDQVADAMVPLGLPFTMLSNAFVPTGGMPGWLRFLADWNPVSALTAAARQLFGNPGAPSGNVAWPLAHPVTAVLLWSAALLVIFIPLSLRAYMRRGR
- a CDS encoding DUF6069 family protein — its product is MAQNIHNDVTPTATSPAQPLVIGGLITAVVAGAATAAVAAVGEFAGISLVVGGMPIPVLGFAVLTVVFSVVGLVLALVLARSVRRPRAVFVRTTVVLTVLSLVPDVLVDASAATRVLLMLAHVVAAAIVVPAIARRLSA
- a CDS encoding NAD(P)H-binding protein produces the protein MRILVTGATGQVGRHLVAQLHEAGHDVRALSRTPAKADLPTGVEVVAGDLTDAATLGAAFEGIDAIHLITFGGDGDLTNGPEIIDLAARHGITRATVLGGWSPTSIESALESSAIRWTLLQPVEFMCNALEWAEEIRSQGTVSMLATFPSAMVHEADIAAVAATALTHEGHEGRCYPITGPEALIPAERTRIIAEATGQDIAFVHLSEDAERARLRGYGYDEDYVEFGIHLATNPPEASGVVLPTVEDVTGTPARTFAQWAREHAERFRTAP
- a CDS encoding SDR family NAD(P)-dependent oxidoreductase; the protein is MSKIWFITGSSRGLGRSFAEAALARGDKVAATARDVASLDALTAYGDAVLPLKLDVTDKAAVFDAVRQARQHFGRLDVIVNNAGYGLFGAVEELSDKDLRDQLETNLFGPLWVVQAALPIMREQGGGHIIQISSTGGQVSLPLGGGYHASKFALEGLSDSLAQEVAGFGIKVTVVEPSFYATDGAAGAVNSAADPLYDGVRESFVAFAKTLDVGDPAAAGRALLKLADSNDPPLRVFFGTEGLRMTQLAYADRLKSWAKWEDLSAEAH